In a genomic window of Rhopalosiphum maidis isolate BTI-1 chromosome 4, ASM367621v3, whole genome shotgun sequence:
- the LOC113560734 gene encoding E3 ubiquitin-protein ligase TRIM37-like isoform X1, giving the protein MAVAPNPEYLQTLLETFKCFICMEKIQDAHLCPHCSKLCCYSCMRRWLTEQRSQCPHCRATLHLHEIVNCRWVEDLSEQLDCLNSTVNVGSIRQSQEQRCETHNEQLSVFCISCNSTICHRCALFDNSAHNGHSFRPVEDIYNETIAQLGESCDNLKTKEEMIKKDIKELDKNIKLVQQAKEQKVREIRTAVECMMIDLEKDLNNKLTTLLSQKNHLVNESEQIEEFLHDCDLEVSRMPMSQLINNAPRFKRTISAMQNKQSPVLMSVYPDFHSEVIPKFEGGNLIIKSFSDKMIQSEPIYSLPIGCNGVSWRLKVYPNGNGIVRDRYLSVFLELTSGPAGVSRYDYRIEMVNQLNEQINDKSKNVLREFTSDFEIGECWGYNRFFRLDLLINEGFLQQDTLILKFSVRPPTYYQKCREQQWYLSKLELERSVLLQQFEELKQKIPAKVKPISREIPSPKKKLKIKIQSLLDEFECAEATGHLRSPIKDQEVQGASCETASNMVHPPLSIQTLYDNEFQNRFQGETAQSMFERLSRLFEESDNPDRPSPIHMNNINNIALDDIEHTSPSDFRLENCLRKVGENQLNSPNKLRTSENSQMVNKIQYEITEAKFRLKKLENAMRNSQPESSNELASSSDPINLRMSENRFDDLPHQTNTVRGLHNSLQNKDEQPVVQETTNTNLSNRFLDMSDISDDLEDLINSVFVDNAYNIIDNWEINQSSSSEEVQSPNNESLCPDHLTKDE; this is encoded by the exons atggcCGTGGCACCTAATCCGGAATATTTGcag acTCTCCTAGAAacattcaaatgttttatttgtatggaGAAAATACAAGATGCACATTTATGTCCACATTGTTCaaaattatgttgttattcTTGTATGCGTCGATGGCTTACTGAACAACGATCTCAATGTCCACATTGTAGAGCTACATTACATTTACATGAAATTGTCAACTGTAGATGGGTTGAAGATTTATCCGAACAACTTGACTGTTTGAACAGTACGGTCAATGTAGGAAGTATAAGGCAGAGCCAAGAACAAag atGTGAAACTCATAATGAACAATTGTCTGTATTTTGCATTTCATGCAATTCAACTATTTGTCATCGATGTGCTCTATTTGACAATTCAGCCCATAATGGTCATTCATTCCGACCTGTTGAAGACatttataatgaaacaatAGCACAACTAGGCGAGAGTTGTGACAACCTTAAAACAAAAGAAGAAATGATTAAGAAAGACATTAAGGAACTT gataaaaatattaaactagtaCAACAAGCCAAAGAGCAAAAAGTTCGGGAAATACGCACAGCTGTGGAGTGCATGATGATTGATTTAGAAAAAGATCTCAATAACAAACTTACTACTTTATTAtctcaaaaaaatcatttagttAATGAATCCGAACAAATAGAGGAATTTTTACATGATTGTGATCTAGAAGTATCTCGTATGCCAATGTCacagttaattaataacgctCCAAGATTTAAAAGAACTATTTCTGCAATGCAAAATAAACAATCTCCAGTCCTTATGTCTGTGTATCCAGATTTTCATAG tgaaGTTATACCAAAATTTGAAGgaggtaatttaataattaaatcattttctgaCAAAATGATTCAGTCTGAACCCATCTATTCACTTCCAATTGGTTGCAATGGTGTCAGTTGGAGACTTAAAGTATACCCTAATGGCAATGGCATCGTGAGAGATAGATATTTATCAGTGTTTTTAGAGTTAACATCTGGGCCAGCTGGAGTATCTag atATGATTATCGTATTGAAATGGTTAATCAACTAAATGAAcaaatcaatgataaatctaaaaatgtactCAGAGAATTCACATCAGATTTTGAAATTGGAGAATGTTGGggatataatagattttttagacttgatttattaattaatgaaggATTTTTACAACaagatacattaattttaaa atTTAGTGTTCGACCACCTACTTACTATCAAAAATGTAGAGAGCAACAATggtatttatctaaattagaACTTGAAAGATCTGTACTCTTGCAGCAATTTGAAGAATTGAAACAG aaaatccCTGCCAAAGTTAAACCTATTAGTAGAGAAATTCCGAGTCCAAAgaagaaacttaaaattaaaatacaatcattGTTGGATGAATTTGAGTGTGCGGAAGCAACTGG acaTCTCAGGAGTCCAATCAAAGATCAAGAAGTTCAAGGAGCATCGTGTGAAACTGCTTCTAATATGGTTCATCCTCCGTTATCAATACAAACTTTATATGATAATGAATTCCAAAATCGTTTTCAAGGCGAAACTGCGCAATCCATGTTTGAGAGACTTAGTCGTCTTTTTGAAGAATCagat aacccAGATAGACCCAGTCCTATTcatatgaataatatcaaCAACATCGCTCTAGACGATATTGAACATACAAGTCCATCAG atTTTCGTTTGGAAAATTGTTTAAGAAAAGTTGGAGAAAATCAATTGAATTCACCTAACAAATTAA gAACTTCTGAAAATTCACAAAtggttaataaaattcaatatgaaataactgaagcaaa atTTCGCttgaaaaaattggaaaatgcTATGCGTAATTCTCAACCAG AATCTTCTAATGAATTGGCAAGTTCGTCAGATCCAATAAATCTAAGAATGTCTGAAAATAGATTTGATGATTTGCCTCACCAAACTAATACAGTTCGTGGATTACATAACTCCTTACAAaac AAAGATGAACAACCCGTAGTTCAAGAaacaacaaatacaaatttgtcaaatag gTTTTTAGATATGTCAGATATATCGGACGATCTTGAAGATTTAATCAATTCAGTTTTTGTAGACAacgcctataatataatag ataactgGGAAATTAATCAGAGCTCTTCCAGTGAAGAAGTACAAAGTCCCAATAACGAGTCATTGTGTCCTGATCATCTGACCAAAGATGAATAA
- the LOC113560427 gene encoding protein lin-7 homolog C yields the protein MAVAGEPLNLAKDVKRAVELLEKLQKTGEVPVTKLAALQKVLQSDFLSSVREVYEHVYETVDIQGSQDVRASATAKATVAAFAASEGHAHPRVVELPKTEEGLGFNVMGGREQNSPIYISRIIPSGVADRHGGLKRGDQLLSVNGVCVEGENHEKAVELLKQAQGSVKLVVRYTPKVLEEMEMRFDKQRAARRKQLNQ from the exons ATGGCTGTGGCTGGAGAACCTTTGAACTTAGCGAAAG ATGTCAAACGAGCCGTCGAACTGTTGGAAAAGCTccaaaaaa CCGGAGAAGTGCCAGTAACCAAATTAGCTGCATTACAAAAAGTATTGCAGAGTGACTTTTTATCGTCTGTGCGAGAAGTGTACGAGCATGTTTATGAAACTGTTGATATACAAGGATCTCAG gATGTTCGTGCTTCAGCTACAGCTAAAGCAACCGTCGCTGCGTTTGCTGCTAGTGAAGGTCATGCCCATCCAAGAGTGGTAGAATTACCCAAAACAGAAGAAGGACTTGGGTTTAATGTGATGGGTGGACGAGAACAAAATTCTCCAATCTATATATCACGCATAATACCTAGTGGTGTAGCTGACAGACATGGTGGTTTAAAGCGAGGAGATCAACTTCTGTCAGTTAACGGAGTG tgcgTAGAAGGTGAAAATCATGAAAAAGCTGTTGAGTTACTAAAACAAGCTCAAGGATCTGTCAAGTTAGTTGTCAGATACACACCAAAAGTATTGGAAGAAATGGAAATGAGATTTGACAAGCAACGTGCTGCCCGGAGGAAGCAACTAAACCAATAA
- the LOC113560734 gene encoding E3 ubiquitin-protein ligase TRIM37-like isoform X3: protein MAVAPNPEYLQTLLETFKCFICMEKIQDAHLCPHCSKLCCYSCMRRWLTEQRSQCPHCRATLHLHEIVNCRWVEDLSEQLDCLNSTVNVGSIRQSQEQRCETHNEQLSVFCISCNSTICHRCALFDNSAHNGHSFRPVEDIYNETIAQLGESCDNLKTKEEMIKKDIKELDKNIKLVQQAKEQKVREIRTAVECMMIDLEKDLNNKLTTLLSQKNHLVNESEQIEEFLHDCDLEVSRMPMSQLINNAPRFKRTISAMQNKQSPVLMSVYPDFHSEVIPKFEGGNLIIKSFSDKMIQSEPIYSLPIGCNGVSWRLKVYPNGNGIVRDRYLSVFLELTSGPAGVSRYDYRIEMVNQLNEQINDKSKNVLREFTSDFEIGECWGYNRFFRLDLLINEGFLQQDTLILKFSVRPPTYYQKCREQQWYLSKLELERSVLLQQFEELKQKIPAKVKPISREIPSPKKKLKIKIQSLLDEFECAEATGHLRSPIKDQEVQGASCETASNMVHPPLSIQTLYDNEFQNRFQGETAQSMFERLSRLFEESDNPDRPSPIHMNNINNIALDDIEHTSPSESSNELASSSDPINLRMSENRFDDLPHQTNTVRGLHNSLQNKDEQPVVQETTNTNLSNRFLDMSDISDDLEDLINSVFVDNAYNIIDNWEINQSSSSEEVQSPNNESLCPDHLTKDE, encoded by the exons atggcCGTGGCACCTAATCCGGAATATTTGcag acTCTCCTAGAAacattcaaatgttttatttgtatggaGAAAATACAAGATGCACATTTATGTCCACATTGTTCaaaattatgttgttattcTTGTATGCGTCGATGGCTTACTGAACAACGATCTCAATGTCCACATTGTAGAGCTACATTACATTTACATGAAATTGTCAACTGTAGATGGGTTGAAGATTTATCCGAACAACTTGACTGTTTGAACAGTACGGTCAATGTAGGAAGTATAAGGCAGAGCCAAGAACAAag atGTGAAACTCATAATGAACAATTGTCTGTATTTTGCATTTCATGCAATTCAACTATTTGTCATCGATGTGCTCTATTTGACAATTCAGCCCATAATGGTCATTCATTCCGACCTGTTGAAGACatttataatgaaacaatAGCACAACTAGGCGAGAGTTGTGACAACCTTAAAACAAAAGAAGAAATGATTAAGAAAGACATTAAGGAACTT gataaaaatattaaactagtaCAACAAGCCAAAGAGCAAAAAGTTCGGGAAATACGCACAGCTGTGGAGTGCATGATGATTGATTTAGAAAAAGATCTCAATAACAAACTTACTACTTTATTAtctcaaaaaaatcatttagttAATGAATCCGAACAAATAGAGGAATTTTTACATGATTGTGATCTAGAAGTATCTCGTATGCCAATGTCacagttaattaataacgctCCAAGATTTAAAAGAACTATTTCTGCAATGCAAAATAAACAATCTCCAGTCCTTATGTCTGTGTATCCAGATTTTCATAG tgaaGTTATACCAAAATTTGAAGgaggtaatttaataattaaatcattttctgaCAAAATGATTCAGTCTGAACCCATCTATTCACTTCCAATTGGTTGCAATGGTGTCAGTTGGAGACTTAAAGTATACCCTAATGGCAATGGCATCGTGAGAGATAGATATTTATCAGTGTTTTTAGAGTTAACATCTGGGCCAGCTGGAGTATCTag atATGATTATCGTATTGAAATGGTTAATCAACTAAATGAAcaaatcaatgataaatctaaaaatgtactCAGAGAATTCACATCAGATTTTGAAATTGGAGAATGTTGGggatataatagattttttagacttgatttattaattaatgaaggATTTTTACAACaagatacattaattttaaa atTTAGTGTTCGACCACCTACTTACTATCAAAAATGTAGAGAGCAACAATggtatttatctaaattagaACTTGAAAGATCTGTACTCTTGCAGCAATTTGAAGAATTGAAACAG aaaatccCTGCCAAAGTTAAACCTATTAGTAGAGAAATTCCGAGTCCAAAgaagaaacttaaaattaaaatacaatcattGTTGGATGAATTTGAGTGTGCGGAAGCAACTGG acaTCTCAGGAGTCCAATCAAAGATCAAGAAGTTCAAGGAGCATCGTGTGAAACTGCTTCTAATATGGTTCATCCTCCGTTATCAATACAAACTTTATATGATAATGAATTCCAAAATCGTTTTCAAGGCGAAACTGCGCAATCCATGTTTGAGAGACTTAGTCGTCTTTTTGAAGAATCagat aacccAGATAGACCCAGTCCTATTcatatgaataatatcaaCAACATCGCTCTAGACGATATTGAACATACAAGTCCATCAG AATCTTCTAATGAATTGGCAAGTTCGTCAGATCCAATAAATCTAAGAATGTCTGAAAATAGATTTGATGATTTGCCTCACCAAACTAATACAGTTCGTGGATTACATAACTCCTTACAAaac AAAGATGAACAACCCGTAGTTCAAGAaacaacaaatacaaatttgtcaaatag gTTTTTAGATATGTCAGATATATCGGACGATCTTGAAGATTTAATCAATTCAGTTTTTGTAGACAacgcctataatataatag ataactgGGAAATTAATCAGAGCTCTTCCAGTGAAGAAGTACAAAGTCCCAATAACGAGTCATTGTGTCCTGATCATCTGACCAAAGATGAATAA
- the LOC113549541 gene encoding GPALPP motifs-containing protein 1 has protein sequence MGKEHKKHKKHKHSKSKHKSKDDHEYHVPIVPLKSDVRPKSASTADEPTKDTASVKPIGPILPSGLSGTVGGKHDETAAPGESNHSYGPSLPPHLVPQKRAPGPSLPLDFKIEESVVAQQIDDDISGFGPLPAELITSDSEQLFIQKQLELRAEYMKRKFAGEVYDDVKQETVREKWMLELPPEKAANLGLGARQFRKREAPDMSNRSEWTDTPSDKERKVQEPKTADETDMEALKMIAIQKRDEQMEKLAETSVKRKPYSLLEMHQEKLKKQKKEKIKEGPVERRPFSREIDLQCNKFDDAQKQSILKKASQLNNRFSQGESRFL, from the exons ATGGGAAAAGAACACAAAAAGCACAAAAAACACAAACATTCAAAGAGTAAACACAAATCGAAAGATGATCATGAATATCATGTTCCGATCGTTCCGCTTAAGAGCGACGTACGTCCGAAATCTGCATCGACCGCGGACGAGCCGACGAAAGATACCGCTTCAGTCAAACCCATCGGACCGATTCTGCCATCTGGTCTGTCGGGCACCGTTGGTGGCAAACACGACGAGACCGCTGCACCAGGTGAATCTAACCACTCGTACGGACCCAGCTTACCACCGCATCTGGTGCCGCAGAAACGCGCTCCCGGACCGTCGTTGcctttagattttaaaatagaggAGAGTGTAGTCGCCCAGCAGATCGACGATGACATTTCGGGTTTTGGTCCATTGCCGGCCGAGCTGATAACTTCCGATTCCGAACAGCTGTTCATACAGAAGCAATTAGAATTGCGAGCCGAGTATATGAAGCGAAAATTTGCTGGAGAA GTATATGATGATGTCAAACAAGAAACAGTTCGAGAAAAATGGATGTTGGAGCTACCACCGGAAAAAGCCGCCAATCTAGGTTTAGGGGCAAGGCAGTTCAGGAAACGAGAGGCTCCCGACATGAGTAACCGATCAGAATGGACTGACACTCCGTCAGATAAAGAACGTAAAGTCCAAGAACCAAAAACTGCTGATGAAACTGATATGGAAGCATTAAAAATGATCGCCATTCAAAAACGCGATGAGCAAATGGAAAAACTGGCGGAAACCTCAGTAAAACGGAAACCCTATTCATTATTAGAAATGCACcaagaaaaactaaaaaaacaaaaaaag gaaaaaattaaagaaggACCAGTAGAAAGAAGACCTTTTAGTAGGGAAATTGATCTGCAATGTAACAAATTTGATGATGCTCAGaaacaatcaatattaaaaaaagccaGTCAGCTGAATAATAGATTTTCTCAAGGTGAATCTAGGTTTCTTTGa
- the LOC113549540 gene encoding protein FAM210A — translation MLSRCNFYSIAMANARLSVFGQRRLFVPCTGCLSKCTTAMSGQRKQQSRRSLGCITTTTPDLRSYMLYTCNRRQTMSTTTNPPDEKPQNIFQRFKNMAKKYWYIVLPVHLVTSTVWFGSFYFVASIFDVPSLLEHLGIPDSMIDKVRNGNSWTSYLVIAYGLYKIFTPLRYMVTLGGTGITLRYLKRLGYVNDGTSCPKKP, via the coding sequence ATGCTGTCTAGATGTAACTTTTATTCAATCGCGATGGCCAACGCGAGGTTGAGCGTGTTTGGTCAACGCCGATTGTTCGTACCTTGTACGGGTTGTTTGTCCAAGTGTACAACTGCCATGTCCGGACAGAGGAAACAACAATCGCGTCGCAGCCTCGGATGTATAACCACCACCACACCCGACCTTAGATCGTATATGTTGTATACTTGCAATAGACGACAGACCATGTCAACAACAACGAATCCACCAGACGAAAAGCCACAAAATATCTTCCAGAGGTTCAAAAACATGGCCAAGAAATACTGGTACATTGTACTGCCTGTTCATTTGGTAACTTCGACTGTATGGTTTGGTTCGTTTTACTTTGTAGCCAGCATATTTGATGTGCCCTCCCTGTTGGAACACTTGGGCATTCCCGATAGCATGATCGACAAAGTAAGGAATGGCAACTCGTGGACCAGTTATTTGGTTATTGCCTAtggtctatataaaatatttacaccaCTCAGATATATGGTAACATTAGGGGGCACTGGTATAACTTTACGTTATTTGAAAAGATTAGGATATGTTAACGATGGGACGTCATGCCCCAAAAAGCCATAA
- the LOC113560734 gene encoding E3 ubiquitin-protein ligase TRIM37-like isoform X2, which yields MAVAPNPEYLQTLLETFKCFICMEKIQDAHLCPHCSKLCCYSCMRRWLTEQRSQCPHCRATLHLHEIVNCRWVEDLSEQLDCLNSTVNVGSIRQSQEQRCETHNEQLSVFCISCNSTICHRCALFDNSAHNGHSFRPVEDIYNETIAQLGESCDNLKTKEEMIKKDIKELDKNIKLVQQAKEQKVREIRTAVECMMIDLEKDLNNKLTTLLSQKNHLVNESEQIEEFLHDCDLEVSRMPMSQLINNAPRFKRTISAMQNKQSPVLMSVYPDFHSEVIPKFEGGNLIIKSFSDKMIQSEPIYSLPIGCNGVSWRLKVYPNGNGIVRDRYLSVFLELTSGPAGVSRYDYRIEMVNQLNEQINDKSKNVLREFTSDFEIGECWGYNRFFRLDLLINEGFLQQDTLILKFSVRPPTYYQKCREQQWYLSKLELERSVLLQQFEELKQKIPAKVKPISREIPSPKKKLKIKIQSLLDEFECAEATGHLRSPIKDQEVQGASCETASNMVHPPLSIQTLYDNEFQNRFQGETAQSMFERLSRLFEESDNPDRPSPIHMNNINNIALDDIEHTSPSDFRLENCLRKVGENQLNSPNKLKSSNELASSSDPINLRMSENRFDDLPHQTNTVRGLHNSLQNKDEQPVVQETTNTNLSNRFLDMSDISDDLEDLINSVFVDNAYNIIDNWEINQSSSSEEVQSPNNESLCPDHLTKDE from the exons atggcCGTGGCACCTAATCCGGAATATTTGcag acTCTCCTAGAAacattcaaatgttttatttgtatggaGAAAATACAAGATGCACATTTATGTCCACATTGTTCaaaattatgttgttattcTTGTATGCGTCGATGGCTTACTGAACAACGATCTCAATGTCCACATTGTAGAGCTACATTACATTTACATGAAATTGTCAACTGTAGATGGGTTGAAGATTTATCCGAACAACTTGACTGTTTGAACAGTACGGTCAATGTAGGAAGTATAAGGCAGAGCCAAGAACAAag atGTGAAACTCATAATGAACAATTGTCTGTATTTTGCATTTCATGCAATTCAACTATTTGTCATCGATGTGCTCTATTTGACAATTCAGCCCATAATGGTCATTCATTCCGACCTGTTGAAGACatttataatgaaacaatAGCACAACTAGGCGAGAGTTGTGACAACCTTAAAACAAAAGAAGAAATGATTAAGAAAGACATTAAGGAACTT gataaaaatattaaactagtaCAACAAGCCAAAGAGCAAAAAGTTCGGGAAATACGCACAGCTGTGGAGTGCATGATGATTGATTTAGAAAAAGATCTCAATAACAAACTTACTACTTTATTAtctcaaaaaaatcatttagttAATGAATCCGAACAAATAGAGGAATTTTTACATGATTGTGATCTAGAAGTATCTCGTATGCCAATGTCacagttaattaataacgctCCAAGATTTAAAAGAACTATTTCTGCAATGCAAAATAAACAATCTCCAGTCCTTATGTCTGTGTATCCAGATTTTCATAG tgaaGTTATACCAAAATTTGAAGgaggtaatttaataattaaatcattttctgaCAAAATGATTCAGTCTGAACCCATCTATTCACTTCCAATTGGTTGCAATGGTGTCAGTTGGAGACTTAAAGTATACCCTAATGGCAATGGCATCGTGAGAGATAGATATTTATCAGTGTTTTTAGAGTTAACATCTGGGCCAGCTGGAGTATCTag atATGATTATCGTATTGAAATGGTTAATCAACTAAATGAAcaaatcaatgataaatctaaaaatgtactCAGAGAATTCACATCAGATTTTGAAATTGGAGAATGTTGGggatataatagattttttagacttgatttattaattaatgaaggATTTTTACAACaagatacattaattttaaa atTTAGTGTTCGACCACCTACTTACTATCAAAAATGTAGAGAGCAACAATggtatttatctaaattagaACTTGAAAGATCTGTACTCTTGCAGCAATTTGAAGAATTGAAACAG aaaatccCTGCCAAAGTTAAACCTATTAGTAGAGAAATTCCGAGTCCAAAgaagaaacttaaaattaaaatacaatcattGTTGGATGAATTTGAGTGTGCGGAAGCAACTGG acaTCTCAGGAGTCCAATCAAAGATCAAGAAGTTCAAGGAGCATCGTGTGAAACTGCTTCTAATATGGTTCATCCTCCGTTATCAATACAAACTTTATATGATAATGAATTCCAAAATCGTTTTCAAGGCGAAACTGCGCAATCCATGTTTGAGAGACTTAGTCGTCTTTTTGAAGAATCagat aacccAGATAGACCCAGTCCTATTcatatgaataatatcaaCAACATCGCTCTAGACGATATTGAACATACAAGTCCATCAG atTTTCGTTTGGAAAATTGTTTAAGAAAAGTTGGAGAAAATCAATTGAATTCACCTAACAAATTAA AATCTTCTAATGAATTGGCAAGTTCGTCAGATCCAATAAATCTAAGAATGTCTGAAAATAGATTTGATGATTTGCCTCACCAAACTAATACAGTTCGTGGATTACATAACTCCTTACAAaac AAAGATGAACAACCCGTAGTTCAAGAaacaacaaatacaaatttgtcaaatag gTTTTTAGATATGTCAGATATATCGGACGATCTTGAAGATTTAATCAATTCAGTTTTTGTAGACAacgcctataatataatag ataactgGGAAATTAATCAGAGCTCTTCCAGTGAAGAAGTACAAAGTCCCAATAACGAGTCATTGTGTCCTGATCATCTGACCAAAGATGAATAA